A window from Dunckerocampus dactyliophorus isolate RoL2022-P2 chromosome 15, RoL_Ddac_1.1, whole genome shotgun sequence encodes these proteins:
- the stmp1 gene encoding short transmembrane mitochondrial protein 1, which produces MLQFLAGFTLGNVVGMYLAQNYDVPNIAKKIEAFKKDVEAKKKPPE; this is translated from the exons ATGCTACAGTTCCTG GCTGGATTCACCTTGGGCAACGTTGTGGGGATGTACCTCGCTCAAAACTATGAT GTTCCAAACATTGCCAAAAAAATTGAGGCTTTCAAGAAAGACGTGGAGGCCAAGAAGAAGCCACCGGAGTGA
- the LOC129194785 gene encoding small lysine-rich protein 1: MATKSTKSRYQGSKPGKKTGNPKSGKKRSSSDKVTKKDVDVFGPAAMQNVYYIAHNAAACLEFRGYGWSKDKRKKGKKWKMQM; the protein is encoded by the exons ATG GCCACCAAATCCACAAAATCAAGATACCAAGGCTCCAAACCTGGCAAGAAGACTGGGAATCCAAAATCAGGCAAAAAGAGATCTTCTAGTGACAAAGTCACCAAGAAAGATGTGGACGTCTTCGGGCCAGCGGCCATGCAAAACGTATACTACATTGCTCACAATGCAGCCGCCTGCTTGGAGTTCAGAGGGTATGGGTGGTCGAAGGACAAGagaaaaaagggtaaaaaatgGAAGAtgcaaatgtaa
- the dhx57 gene encoding putative ATP-dependent RNA helicase DHX57 isoform X1 produces the protein MSARKKGGKPNRGGGKFNKPRGGGGRGGGGGRKGAGCCLDDDYDFSLDFGPPRSSRPAKGRGGTGNASGWNGDRGRGGRDRDSRAVLPKSLAKSTPYRKAGDSSRAETSSMPMQKILMTNKNQELLKELLWDLRTRDFDEHHDETGSDDLKEAEAEEEEEHDELDHREEGQFWATSDEPVERAESPEYESDHERPPAEPVVSLFAIGKLCRYGFNRERSKQALESEGGEFGATLEKLLYQVYSECNKQEAFSHVLEGMSMEECLNQRQEEALALAAIFGDRFNERIANSVWVITLDLLFLTENISTNYSRSQPSGRSSEKVCQFYLKGKGCRYGSKCKFKHQAPIQAPPDLQGPAQAGISSFSPLEYELEVRFPKGNRYPAQAPVVAFSTNDEHIGAAGRLTVTEVLFAQALVAAQKGEPVVYTLVSLCEDEDAMRGLLDSPHHKYSTPPPVVVAPSPSLPVRNVRSNALEESICPMRRTTPTVDRTGEAEEQEEDDDALPIEEERHLRKKVAINPNLLQENGKLCRDFQRKQSSKRFKSMLEERMKLPAWDEKDNVLDLLNGCQVLVVSGMTGCGKTTQIPQFILDASLSGPADKVANIICTQPRRICAISVAQRVSQERAESLGNSVGYQIRLESVRTSATRLLYCTTGVLLRRLEGDMDLQGVTHVIVDEVHERTEESDFLLLVLKDLTLNRPDLKVILMSATLNANLFSEYFYNCPTVHIPGHTYPVTQFFLEDAISFTRYTIEDGSPYMRSGKQNSASGQGRKGEPRNVVDTLGDDVWNFMSFSKKDFVKDSVPDQKLSLQELSIRYRDYKTSVLKTISTMDLDKINMDLIESLLEWILDGKDDSPNSAVLVFLPGLAEIKMLYEQLQSNRKFNNKYTSSCVVYPLHSSLSNEEQQAVFSHPPEGITKIIISTNIAETSVTIDDVVCVIDSGKMKEKRYDASKSIESLEESWVSRANALQRKGRAGRVGPGLCFHLFTSHCFHHHLVPQQLPEIQRVPLEQLCLRIKILDMFAEHTLESVFSRLIEPPATGSLEVAKQRLQDLGALTAEEKLTPLGYHLARLPVDVRVGKLMLFGAIFRCLDPALTIAASLAFKSPFVSPWDKREEANERKLAFAVASSDHLALLQAYKGWCDAKKAGNNAGSRYCRENFLSSRVLQEIACLKRQFAELLSDIGFIKEKLRSRVIERLCSNGSDGIQEATGPEANLNADNIHLISALLCAALYPNVVQVQSPQGIYTLSIKGAVKMPPKTNELRFMTKNDGCVHVHPSSVNYMVRLYASPYLVYLEKVKTSRVFIRDCSMVSVYALVLFGGGQVNVELHKGQFVISLDDGWIRFAADSHQVAELVKELRWELDCLLEDKIKNPSMDLCSCPRGSRIIRMIVNLVSTQ, from the exons ATGAGTGCCAGGAAAAAAGGGGGCAAGCCCAACAGAGGAGGAGGGAAATTTAACAAGCCAAGGGGAGGTGGAGGTAGAGGAGGCGGCGGAGGAAGAAAAGGAGCAGGTTGCTGCTTGGATGATGACTACGATTTCAGTCTTGATTTTGGACCACCTCGATCGAGCAG acctgccaaaGGACGAGGTGGCACTGGCAATGCGAGTGGCTGGAATGGGGATCGCGGACGGGGAGGTAGAGATCGAGACAGCAGAGCTGTTCTCCCAAAATCGCTGGCTAAGAGCACACCATACAGAAAGGCGGGTGACAGCAGCAGAGCAGAGACGAGCAGCATGCCAATGCAGAAGATTTTAATGACTAACAAGAACCAGGAACTCCTGAAGGAGCTGCTGTGGGATCTGCGGACCCGCGACTTTGACGAACACCATGA TGAGACTGGTTCAGATGATTTAAAAGAGGCGGAggcggaggaagaggaagaacacGATGAGCTGGACCACCGTGAGGAAGGCCAGTTTTGGGCCACCAGTGATGAGCCTGTGGAGAGAGCAGAGAGCCCGGAGTACGAGTCTGACCATGAACGTCCTCCTGCCGAGCCTGTCGTCTCCTTATTTGCTATTGGCAAACTCTGCAG GTATGGCTTTAATAGGGAGCGCAGCAAGCAGGCGCTGGAGTCAGAAGGAGGGGAATTTGGAGCAACATTGGAGAAGCTCCTCTATCAAGTTTACTCCGAGTGCAACAAGCAGGAAGCGTTCAGTCACGTCCTGGAAGGAATGTCCATGGAGGAGTGTCTGAACCAGAGGCAGGAAGAAGCTCTGGCACTGGCGGCTATTTTTGGGGACCGTTTCAATGAGCGCATTGCCAACTCGGTGTGGGTAATAACCCTCGATCTATTATTTCTTACAGAAAACATTAGCACAAACTACAGCAGGAGTCAGCCTAGTGGACGGTCTTCTGAAAAAGTCTGCCAGTTCTATTTAAAAGGCAAAGGCTGCAGGTACGGCAGCAAGTGTAAGTTCAAGCACCAAGCTCCAATCCAAGCCCCACCGGACTTGCAGGGACCAGCTCAGGCTGGAATCAGCAGCTTCTCTCCCCTTGAGTATGAACTGGAAGTTCGCTTCCCGAAAGGAAACCGTTACCCAGCTCAAGCACCGGTTGTCGCCTTCAGCACCAACGACGAGCACATTGGAGCCGCGGGGAGACTCACCGTGACGGAGGTGTTGTTCGCGCAGGCGCTGGTCGCGGCCCAGAAGGGGGAACCCGTCGTTTACACTCTCGTCAGCTTGTGCGAGGACGAGGACGCCATGCGGGGGCTGCTGGACAGCCCTCATCACAAATACAGTACGCCGCCACCTGTTGTGGTGGCTCCCTCCCCCTCTCTCCCAGTGAGGAATGTGAGGAGCAACGCTTTGGAGGAAAGCATCTGTCCCATGAGAAGGACCACTCCAACAGTAGACC GGACTGGAGAAGCAGAAGAGCAGGAAGAAGATGATGACGCTCTTCCCATTGAGGAGGAGAGACACCTTAGGAAGAAGGTGGCCATTAATCCCAACCTACTTCAAGAAAACGGCAAACTGTGCAGAGACTTCCAGAGGAAACAG TCATCCAAGCGGTTCAAGTCCATGCTGGAGGAGAGGATGAAGCTGCCAGCATGGGATGAAAAAGACAACGTCCTCGATCTGTTGAATGGGTGTCAAGTGTTGGTCGTCAGCGGGATGACAGG TTGCGGCAAGACTACACAGATCCCCCAGTTCATCCTGGATGCTTCTTTGAGTGGTCCGGCGGACAAGGTGGCCAACATCATCTGTACTCAGCCGCGCCGCATTTGCGCCATCTCTGTGGCCCAGCGGGTGTCGCAGGAGCGTGCCGAGAGTCTGGGTAACTCCGTGGGCTACCAGATTCGCCTGGAGAGTGTTAGG ACGTCTGCCACCAGGCTACTTTACTGCACCACAGGTGTGTTGCTAAGAAGGCTGGAAGGTGACATGGACCTTCAGGGTGTCACCCACGTCATTGTAGATGAGGTACACGAGCGCACAGAAGAAAG TGACTTCCTCCTGTTGGTGCTCAAAGACCTAACCCTTAATAGACCAGACTTGAAGGTTATTCTCATGAGTGCCACGTTAAATGCCAACCTCTTCTCTGAATATTTCTACAACTGTCCAACTGTACATATACCTG GTCACACGTACCCTGTCactcagttttttcttgaggaTGCGATCTCTTTTACCCG ATACACAATCGAGGATGGGAGTCCTTACATGCGCTCAGGGAAGCAGAACTCTGCGAGTGGGCAAGGACGAAAAGGAGAGCCAAGGAATGTAGTGGACACCTTGGGGGACGATGTGTGGAACTTTATGTCTTTTTCAAAGAAAGACTTTGTCAAAGATTCTGTCCCGGACCAGAAGCTTAGTCTTCAGGAACTCTCTATCAGATACAGAG ATTATAAAACATCTGTGCTAAAGACTATTTCTACAATGGACCTGGACAAGATCAACATGGATCTGATTGAGAGTCTGCTGGAGTGGATTTTAGATGGCAAAGACGATTCCCCTAACA GTGCAGTGCTGGTGTTTCTTCCAGGCCTCGCTGAAATCAAGATGCTCTATGAGCAGCTCCAGTCAAACAGGAAGTTCAACAACAAGTACACAAGCAG CTGCGTGGTGTACCCACTTCACTCCAGTCTGTCCAATGAGGAGCAGCAGGCTGTTTTCAGCCATCCGCCTGAGGGCATCACAAAGATCATCATCTCCACTAACATTGCAGAGACCTCTGTAACCATTGACGACGTGGTGTGCGTCATCGACTCTGGcaagatgaaagaaaaaag GTACGATGCATCAAAGAGCATTGAGAGCTTGGAGGAATCCTGGGTTTCTCGGGCCAATGCGCTTCAGAGGAAAGGCAGGGCAGGTCGCGTGGGGCCTGGGCTATGCTTCCACCTCTTCACCAGCCACTGCTTCCATCACCATCTGGTACCTCAACAGCTGCCTGAGATCCAAAGAGTTCCTCTGGAGCAGCTCTGCCTCCG CATCAAGATCCTGGATATGTTTGCAGAGCACACACTGGAGTCCGTCTTCTCTCGCCTCATCGAGCCGCCAGCCACCGGAAGCTTAGAAGTGGCCAAGCAACGCCTGCAGGACCTGGGCGCTCTAACCGCCGAGGAGAAGCTCACCCCGCTGGGCTACCACCTGGCCCGCCTGCCTGTGGACGTGCGCGTGGGGAAGCTCATGTTGTTTGGCGCCATCTTCCGCTGCCTTGACCCAGCACTCACCATCGCTGCCAGTCTGGCCTTCAAATCACCTTTT GTGTCGCCATGGGACAAACGTGAGGAGGCTAACGAGAGGAAACTGGCCTTTGCGGTGGCCAGTAGTGACCATCTGGCCCTGCTGCAAGCATATAAG GGTTGGTGTGATGCTAAAAAGGCAGGCAATAATGCCGGCTCCCGCTACTGCCGGGAGAACTTCTTGTCTTCACGCGTCTTGCAGGAAATAGCTTGTCTGAAGAGGCAGTTTGCCGAGCTGCTGTCTGACATCGGCTTCATCAAAGAGAAGCTGAGGTCCAGAGTGATTGAGCGGCTGTGCTCCAATGGCTCTGATGGGATTCAAGAGGCTACTGGCCCTGAG GCAAATCTGAATGCTGACAACATCCATCTGATATCTGCTCTTCTCTGTGCTGCCCTCTATCCTAATGTGGTGCAG GTCCAATCTCCTCAGGGGATTTATACGTTGAGCATCAAGGGAGCGGTGAAGATGCCCCCCAAGACCAACGAGCTACGCTTCATGACCAAGAATGATGGATGCGTCCATGTTCACCCCTCGTCCGTCAACTACATG GTGCGGCTGTATGCCAGCCCGTACCTGGTTTACCTGGAGAAGGTGAAAACCAGCCGGGTCTTCATCCGGGACTGCAGCATGGTGTCTGTCTACGCTCTGGTGCTCTTTGGAGGCGGGCAGGTCAACGTGGAGCTGCACAAGGGCCAGTTTGTCATCTCCCTCGACGATGGATGGATTCGATTTGCTGCTGATTCTCACCAG GTGGCTGAATTGGTGAAGGAGCTGCGCTGGGAGCTGGACTGCCTACTGGAGGACAAGATCAAGAACCCTAGCATGGACTTGTGCAGCTGCCCCCGCGGCTCCCGCATCATCCGCATGATCGTCAACCTTGTGTCTACACAGTAA
- the dhx57 gene encoding putative ATP-dependent RNA helicase DHX57 isoform X2 — protein sequence MSDETGSDDLKEAEAEEEEEHDELDHREEGQFWATSDEPVERAESPEYESDHERPPAEPVVSLFAIGKLCRYGFNRERSKQALESEGGEFGATLEKLLYQVYSECNKQEAFSHVLEGMSMEECLNQRQEEALALAAIFGDRFNERIANSVWVITLDLLFLTENISTNYSRSQPSGRSSEKVCQFYLKGKGCRYGSKCKFKHQAPIQAPPDLQGPAQAGISSFSPLEYELEVRFPKGNRYPAQAPVVAFSTNDEHIGAAGRLTVTEVLFAQALVAAQKGEPVVYTLVSLCEDEDAMRGLLDSPHHKYSTPPPVVVAPSPSLPVRNVRSNALEESICPMRRTTPTVDRTGEAEEQEEDDDALPIEEERHLRKKVAINPNLLQENGKLCRDFQRKQSSKRFKSMLEERMKLPAWDEKDNVLDLLNGCQVLVVSGMTGCGKTTQIPQFILDASLSGPADKVANIICTQPRRICAISVAQRVSQERAESLGNSVGYQIRLESVRTSATRLLYCTTGVLLRRLEGDMDLQGVTHVIVDEVHERTEESDFLLLVLKDLTLNRPDLKVILMSATLNANLFSEYFYNCPTVHIPGHTYPVTQFFLEDAISFTRYTIEDGSPYMRSGKQNSASGQGRKGEPRNVVDTLGDDVWNFMSFSKKDFVKDSVPDQKLSLQELSIRYRDYKTSVLKTISTMDLDKINMDLIESLLEWILDGKDDSPNSAVLVFLPGLAEIKMLYEQLQSNRKFNNKYTSSCVVYPLHSSLSNEEQQAVFSHPPEGITKIIISTNIAETSVTIDDVVCVIDSGKMKEKRYDASKSIESLEESWVSRANALQRKGRAGRVGPGLCFHLFTSHCFHHHLVPQQLPEIQRVPLEQLCLRIKILDMFAEHTLESVFSRLIEPPATGSLEVAKQRLQDLGALTAEEKLTPLGYHLARLPVDVRVGKLMLFGAIFRCLDPALTIAASLAFKSPFVSPWDKREEANERKLAFAVASSDHLALLQAYKGWCDAKKAGNNAGSRYCRENFLSSRVLQEIACLKRQFAELLSDIGFIKEKLRSRVIERLCSNGSDGIQEATGPEANLNADNIHLISALLCAALYPNVVQVQSPQGIYTLSIKGAVKMPPKTNELRFMTKNDGCVHVHPSSVNYMVRLYASPYLVYLEKVKTSRVFIRDCSMVSVYALVLFGGGQVNVELHKGQFVISLDDGWIRFAADSHQVAELVKELRWELDCLLEDKIKNPSMDLCSCPRGSRIIRMIVNLVSTQ from the exons ATGAGTGA TGAGACTGGTTCAGATGATTTAAAAGAGGCGGAggcggaggaagaggaagaacacGATGAGCTGGACCACCGTGAGGAAGGCCAGTTTTGGGCCACCAGTGATGAGCCTGTGGAGAGAGCAGAGAGCCCGGAGTACGAGTCTGACCATGAACGTCCTCCTGCCGAGCCTGTCGTCTCCTTATTTGCTATTGGCAAACTCTGCAG GTATGGCTTTAATAGGGAGCGCAGCAAGCAGGCGCTGGAGTCAGAAGGAGGGGAATTTGGAGCAACATTGGAGAAGCTCCTCTATCAAGTTTACTCCGAGTGCAACAAGCAGGAAGCGTTCAGTCACGTCCTGGAAGGAATGTCCATGGAGGAGTGTCTGAACCAGAGGCAGGAAGAAGCTCTGGCACTGGCGGCTATTTTTGGGGACCGTTTCAATGAGCGCATTGCCAACTCGGTGTGGGTAATAACCCTCGATCTATTATTTCTTACAGAAAACATTAGCACAAACTACAGCAGGAGTCAGCCTAGTGGACGGTCTTCTGAAAAAGTCTGCCAGTTCTATTTAAAAGGCAAAGGCTGCAGGTACGGCAGCAAGTGTAAGTTCAAGCACCAAGCTCCAATCCAAGCCCCACCGGACTTGCAGGGACCAGCTCAGGCTGGAATCAGCAGCTTCTCTCCCCTTGAGTATGAACTGGAAGTTCGCTTCCCGAAAGGAAACCGTTACCCAGCTCAAGCACCGGTTGTCGCCTTCAGCACCAACGACGAGCACATTGGAGCCGCGGGGAGACTCACCGTGACGGAGGTGTTGTTCGCGCAGGCGCTGGTCGCGGCCCAGAAGGGGGAACCCGTCGTTTACACTCTCGTCAGCTTGTGCGAGGACGAGGACGCCATGCGGGGGCTGCTGGACAGCCCTCATCACAAATACAGTACGCCGCCACCTGTTGTGGTGGCTCCCTCCCCCTCTCTCCCAGTGAGGAATGTGAGGAGCAACGCTTTGGAGGAAAGCATCTGTCCCATGAGAAGGACCACTCCAACAGTAGACC GGACTGGAGAAGCAGAAGAGCAGGAAGAAGATGATGACGCTCTTCCCATTGAGGAGGAGAGACACCTTAGGAAGAAGGTGGCCATTAATCCCAACCTACTTCAAGAAAACGGCAAACTGTGCAGAGACTTCCAGAGGAAACAG TCATCCAAGCGGTTCAAGTCCATGCTGGAGGAGAGGATGAAGCTGCCAGCATGGGATGAAAAAGACAACGTCCTCGATCTGTTGAATGGGTGTCAAGTGTTGGTCGTCAGCGGGATGACAGG TTGCGGCAAGACTACACAGATCCCCCAGTTCATCCTGGATGCTTCTTTGAGTGGTCCGGCGGACAAGGTGGCCAACATCATCTGTACTCAGCCGCGCCGCATTTGCGCCATCTCTGTGGCCCAGCGGGTGTCGCAGGAGCGTGCCGAGAGTCTGGGTAACTCCGTGGGCTACCAGATTCGCCTGGAGAGTGTTAGG ACGTCTGCCACCAGGCTACTTTACTGCACCACAGGTGTGTTGCTAAGAAGGCTGGAAGGTGACATGGACCTTCAGGGTGTCACCCACGTCATTGTAGATGAGGTACACGAGCGCACAGAAGAAAG TGACTTCCTCCTGTTGGTGCTCAAAGACCTAACCCTTAATAGACCAGACTTGAAGGTTATTCTCATGAGTGCCACGTTAAATGCCAACCTCTTCTCTGAATATTTCTACAACTGTCCAACTGTACATATACCTG GTCACACGTACCCTGTCactcagttttttcttgaggaTGCGATCTCTTTTACCCG ATACACAATCGAGGATGGGAGTCCTTACATGCGCTCAGGGAAGCAGAACTCTGCGAGTGGGCAAGGACGAAAAGGAGAGCCAAGGAATGTAGTGGACACCTTGGGGGACGATGTGTGGAACTTTATGTCTTTTTCAAAGAAAGACTTTGTCAAAGATTCTGTCCCGGACCAGAAGCTTAGTCTTCAGGAACTCTCTATCAGATACAGAG ATTATAAAACATCTGTGCTAAAGACTATTTCTACAATGGACCTGGACAAGATCAACATGGATCTGATTGAGAGTCTGCTGGAGTGGATTTTAGATGGCAAAGACGATTCCCCTAACA GTGCAGTGCTGGTGTTTCTTCCAGGCCTCGCTGAAATCAAGATGCTCTATGAGCAGCTCCAGTCAAACAGGAAGTTCAACAACAAGTACACAAGCAG CTGCGTGGTGTACCCACTTCACTCCAGTCTGTCCAATGAGGAGCAGCAGGCTGTTTTCAGCCATCCGCCTGAGGGCATCACAAAGATCATCATCTCCACTAACATTGCAGAGACCTCTGTAACCATTGACGACGTGGTGTGCGTCATCGACTCTGGcaagatgaaagaaaaaag GTACGATGCATCAAAGAGCATTGAGAGCTTGGAGGAATCCTGGGTTTCTCGGGCCAATGCGCTTCAGAGGAAAGGCAGGGCAGGTCGCGTGGGGCCTGGGCTATGCTTCCACCTCTTCACCAGCCACTGCTTCCATCACCATCTGGTACCTCAACAGCTGCCTGAGATCCAAAGAGTTCCTCTGGAGCAGCTCTGCCTCCG CATCAAGATCCTGGATATGTTTGCAGAGCACACACTGGAGTCCGTCTTCTCTCGCCTCATCGAGCCGCCAGCCACCGGAAGCTTAGAAGTGGCCAAGCAACGCCTGCAGGACCTGGGCGCTCTAACCGCCGAGGAGAAGCTCACCCCGCTGGGCTACCACCTGGCCCGCCTGCCTGTGGACGTGCGCGTGGGGAAGCTCATGTTGTTTGGCGCCATCTTCCGCTGCCTTGACCCAGCACTCACCATCGCTGCCAGTCTGGCCTTCAAATCACCTTTT GTGTCGCCATGGGACAAACGTGAGGAGGCTAACGAGAGGAAACTGGCCTTTGCGGTGGCCAGTAGTGACCATCTGGCCCTGCTGCAAGCATATAAG GGTTGGTGTGATGCTAAAAAGGCAGGCAATAATGCCGGCTCCCGCTACTGCCGGGAGAACTTCTTGTCTTCACGCGTCTTGCAGGAAATAGCTTGTCTGAAGAGGCAGTTTGCCGAGCTGCTGTCTGACATCGGCTTCATCAAAGAGAAGCTGAGGTCCAGAGTGATTGAGCGGCTGTGCTCCAATGGCTCTGATGGGATTCAAGAGGCTACTGGCCCTGAG GCAAATCTGAATGCTGACAACATCCATCTGATATCTGCTCTTCTCTGTGCTGCCCTCTATCCTAATGTGGTGCAG GTCCAATCTCCTCAGGGGATTTATACGTTGAGCATCAAGGGAGCGGTGAAGATGCCCCCCAAGACCAACGAGCTACGCTTCATGACCAAGAATGATGGATGCGTCCATGTTCACCCCTCGTCCGTCAACTACATG GTGCGGCTGTATGCCAGCCCGTACCTGGTTTACCTGGAGAAGGTGAAAACCAGCCGGGTCTTCATCCGGGACTGCAGCATGGTGTCTGTCTACGCTCTGGTGCTCTTTGGAGGCGGGCAGGTCAACGTGGAGCTGCACAAGGGCCAGTTTGTCATCTCCCTCGACGATGGATGGATTCGATTTGCTGCTGATTCTCACCAG GTGGCTGAATTGGTGAAGGAGCTGCGCTGGGAGCTGGACTGCCTACTGGAGGACAAGATCAAGAACCCTAGCATGGACTTGTGCAGCTGCCCCCGCGGCTCCCGCATCATCCGCATGATCGTCAACCTTGTGTCTACACAGTAA